One genomic region from Vitis riparia cultivar Riparia Gloire de Montpellier isolate 1030 chromosome 17, EGFV_Vit.rip_1.0, whole genome shotgun sequence encodes:
- the LOC117904204 gene encoding probable leucine-rich repeat receptor-like protein kinase At1g35710, whose product MAGNNITGSIPEDFGISTNLTLLDLSSNHLVGEIPKKMGSLTSLLELKLNDNQLSGSIPPELGSLFSLAHLDLSANRLNGSITENLGACLNLHYLNLSNNKLSHRIPAQMGKLSHLSQLDLSHNLLSGAIPPQIQGSHSQQQSISRCYH is encoded by the exons ATGGCCGGGAACAATATTACAGGGAGCATACCAGAAGATTTTGGAATCTCAACTAATCTAACCTTGCTTGATCTTTCTTCAAATCATTTGGTTGGGGAAATCccaaagaaaatgggaagtttAACTTCTCTGTTGGAGctaaaattaaatgataacCAACTTTCTGGGAGTATACCTCCCGAACTTGGATCACTGTTCAGTCTTGCCCATCTCGATCTATCAGCAAATAGATTGAATGGGTCAATAACAGAGAACTTGGGTGCCTGCTTGAACTTGCATTACTTGAACCTGAGCAATAACAAACTTAGCCACAGAATTCCCGCTCAGATGGGTAAGCTGAGTCACCTCTCCCAGCTAGATCTGAGTCACAACTTGCTTTCAGGAGCAATCCCACCACAAATCCAAG GGTCCCATTCCCAACAGCAAAGCATTTCGAGATGCTACCATTGA
- the LOC117904202 gene encoding MDIS1-interacting receptor like kinase 2-like, with protein MASSTLQKMLSLVSLLLLVMLISSDHVSSYSNEETQALLKWKASLQNHNHSSLLSWTLYPNNSTNSSTHLGTATSPCKWYGISCNHAGSVIKINLTDSGLNGTLQDFSFSSFPNLAYVDISMNNLSGPIPPQIGLLSELKYLDLSINQFSGGIPSEIGLLTNLEVLHLVQNQLNGSIPHEIGQLASLYELALYTNQLEGSIPASLGNLSNLASLYLYENQLSGSIPPEMGNLTNLVEIYSDTNNLTGPIPSTFGNLKRLTVLYLFNNSLSGPIPPELGNLKSLQELSLYENNLSGPIPVSLCDLSGLTLLHLYANQLSGPIPQEIGNLKSLVDLELSGNQLNGSIPTSLGNLNKLEILHLRDNQLSGYIPQEIGRLHKLRVLEIDTNQLFGSLPEGICQGGSLVRFAVSDNHLSGPIPKSLKNCRNLTRALFQGNRLTGNISEVVGDCPNLEYIDLSYNSFHGELSHNWGRYPQLQRLEMAGNNITGSIPEDFGISTDLQLLDLSSNHLVGEIPKKMGSLTSLLGLILKDNQLSGSIPPELGSLSTLSI; from the coding sequence ATGGCATCCTCAACCTTACAGAAAATGCTCTCCCTTGTTTCCCTGCTCCTCTTGGTTATGTTGATTTCTTCAGACCATGTTTCTTCTTATTCTAATGAAGAAACACAAGCTCTTCTCAAATGGAAAGCTAGCCTTCAAAACCACAACCATTCTTCCCTCCTTTCGTGGACTCTTTATCCTAACAACTCCACCAATTCTTCTACCCACCTTGGAACGGCAACTAGTCCATGCAAATGGTATGGGATATCCTGCAACCATGCGGGAAGTGTCATCAAAATAAACCTCACAGACTCGGGTTTAAATGGTACGCTCCAAGACTTCTCATTCTCATCTTTTCCCAATCTTGCATATGTTGATATCAGCATGAACAACCTCTCTGGTCCTATCCCACCCCAAATCGGTCTCCTCTCCGAGCTCAAATACCTTGATCTGTCCATCAACCAGTTCTCAGGAGGGATTCCGTCAGAAATTGGCCTATTAACTAATCTTGAGGTCCTGCACCTGGTTCAAAATCAGCTCAATGGTTCAATTCCTCATGAAATAGGTCAGTTGGCATCTCTTTATGAGCTTGCTTTGTACACCAACCAACTGGAGGGTTCCATTCCTGCTTCTTTGGGTAATTTGAGCAACTTGGCCTCTTTGTATCTCTATGAAAATCAACTTTCGGGTTCCATTCCACCAGAAATGGGAAATCTCACCAACCTTGTTGAGATATACTCGGATACCAACAACCTCACGGGTCCCATCCCTTCCacttttggaaatttgaaacgTTTAACCGTGTTGTACTTGTTCAACAATAGCCTCTCTGGGCCTATCCCACCAGAATTAGGAAATTTGAAATCCCTGCAAGAGCTAAGCCTCTACGAAAACAATCTTTCTGGTCCAATCCCTGTGTCATTATGTGATCTGAGTGGCCTAACCCTCCTGCATCTCTATGCCAATCAACTTTCCGGTCCCATTCCTCAAGAAATAGGAAACTTGAAGTCTCTTGTTGATCTAGAACTTTCTGGAAATCAACTCAATGGTTCCATTCCTACTTCACTTGGTAATCtaaacaaattagaaattttacaCCTCCGCGATAACCAACTTTCTGGTTAcattcctcaagaaattgggAGACTTCATAAGCTGCGTGTGCTAGAAATCGACACAAACCAGCTGTTTGGCTCTTTACCGGAAGGCATTTGCCAAGGTGGATCTCTGGTGCGCTTTGCAGTGAGCGACAACCATCTCAGTGGTCCCATCCCTAAAAGCTTGAAAAATTGCAGAAACTTAACCAGAGCTCTGTTCCAGGGAAACCGACTCACTGGAAATATATCTGAGGTAGTTGGTGACTGTCCAAACCTGGAATACATCGATTTGAGCTACAATAGCTTTCATGGAGAACTCTCTCATAATTGGGGAAGGTACCCACAACTACAAAGGCTGGAGATGGCCGGGAACAATATTACAGGGAGCATACCAGAAGATTTTGGAATCTCAACTGATCTACAATTGCTTGATCTTTCTTCAAATCATTTGGTTGGGgaaattccaaagaaaatgggaagtttAACTTCTCTGTTGGGGCTCATACTGAAAGACAACCAACTTTCCGGGAGTATTCCTCCTGAACTTGGATCGCTGTCCACCTTGAGTATCTAG
- the LOC117905099 gene encoding MDIS1-interacting receptor like kinase 2-like yields the protein MRVTEKTDVYSFGVIALEVIKGRHPGDQILSLSVSPEKDNIVLEDMLDPRLPPLTAQDEGEVISIIKLATACLSVNPQSRPTMKIISQMLSQRIYQDKK from the coding sequence ATGAGGGTGACAGAAAAAACCGATGTCTATAGTTTTGGAGTGATAGCACTGGAAGTTATCAAAGGAAGACATCCTGGAGATCAAATCTTGTCTCTATCAGTTTCCCCAGAGAAGGATAACATAGTGTTGGAAGATATGCTGGACCCGCGACTCCCACCTCTCACAGCCCAAGATGAAGGGGAAGTGATATCTATCATAAAGCTCGCAACTGCATGCTTAAGTGTCAACCCACAGTCCAGGCCAACAATGAAGATTATTTCTCAGATGTTATCACAGAGAATTTACCAGGATAAGAAATAA
- the LOC117904205 gene encoding MDIS1-interacting receptor like kinase 2-like, producing MLKGCNLAKMILEQANNLSKGPQIVFIIVFPLLGALILLFAFIGIFLIAERTKRTPEIEEGDVQNDLFSISTFDGRAMYEEIIKATKDFDPMYCIGKGGHGSVYKAELSSGDIVAVKKIYASDIDMANQRDFFNEVRALTEIKHRNIVKLHGFCSHPRHSLLVYEYLERGSLAAMLSREEAKKLGWATRINIIKGVAHALSYMHHDCS from the coding sequence ATGTTaaagggttgcaaccttgcaaaaATGATTCTGGAGCAGGCCAACAACCTGTCAAAAGGGCCACAAATTGTGTTTATAATTGTATTCCCTCTTTTGGGAGCACTTATACTTCTTTTTGCTTTCATTGGAATTTTCTTGATTGCTGAAAGAACAAAGAGAACTCCAGAAATCGAAGAAGGTGATGTACAGAATGATCTCTTTTCAATATCAACTTTTGATGGAAGAGCAATGTATGAAGAGATTATAAAGGCCACCAAGGATTTTGATCCCATGTATTGCATCGGAAAGGGAGGGCATGGAAGCGTTTACAAAGCAGAGCTGTCGTCCGGTGATATTGTAGCTGTGAAAAAGATTTACGCATCCGACATAGATATGGCAAATCAAAGGGATTTCTTCAATGAAGTAAGGGCACTGACAGAAATCAAGCATCGGAACATTGTGAAACTTCATGGTTTCTGTTCACATCCACGACACTCCTTGTTGGTCTATGAGTACCTTGAAAGAGGTAGCCTAGCTGCAATGTTGAGCAGAGAAGAAGCTAAGAAATTGGGTTGGGCTACAAGGATCAATATCATTAAAGGAGTGGCTCATGCTTTGTCTTACATGCACCATGATTGCTCA
- the LOC117934482 gene encoding MDIS1-interacting receptor like kinase 2-like: MGKLSHLSQLDLSHNLLTGGIPPQIQGLQSLEMLDLSHNNLCGFIPKAFEDMPALLYVDISYNQLQGPIPHSNAFRNATIEVLKGNKDLCGNVKGLQPCKTHSILDEEPAKKGHKVLFIIIFPLLGALLLLFAFVGIFLIAERRERTPEIEAGDVQNNLLSISTFDGRTMYEEIIKATKDFDPMYCIGKGGHGSVYKAELPSGNIVAVKKLHPSDMDMANQKDFLNKVRALTEIKHRNIVRLLGFCSYPRHSFLVYEYLERGSLATILSREEAKKLGWATRVQIIKGVAHALSYMHHDCSPPIVRRDISSNNILLDSQYEPHISDLGTAKLLKVDSSNQSKLAGTVGYVAPEHAYTMKVTEKTDVYSFGVIALEVIKGRHPGDQILSISVSPEKNIVLKDMLDPRLPPLTPPDEGEVVAIIKLATACLNANPQSRPTMEIISQMLSQRI; this comes from the exons ATGGGTAAGCTGAGTCACCTCTCCCAGCTAGATCTGAGTCACAACTTGCTTACAGGTGGCATCCCGCCACAGATCCAAGGTTTGCAAAGCTTGGAGATGCTTGATCTCTCCCATAACAACCTTTGTGGTTTCATCCCAAAGGCTTTTGAGGACATGCCTGCCTTGTTGTATGTTGACATATCCTACAATCAGTTGCAGGGTCCCATTCCTCACAGCAATGCATTTCGAAATGCTACCATTGAGGTGCTAAAGGGGAACAAAGATTTGTGCGGCAATGTTaaagg gttgcaaccttgcaagaCTCATTCTATACTTGACGAAGAACCTGCAAAAAAGGGCCACAAAGTTTTGTTTATAATCATATTCCCTCTTTTGGGAGCACTTCTACTTCTTTTTGCTTTCGTAGGAATTTTCTTGATTGctgaaagaagagagagaactCCGGAAATCGAAGCAGGTGATGTACAAAATAATCTCCTCTCAATATCAACTTTTGATGGAAGAACAATGTATGAAGAGATTATAAAGGCCACCAAGGACTTTGATCCCATGTATTGCATCGGAAAGGGAGGGCATGGAAGCGTTTACAAAGCAGAGCTGCCATCAGGTAATATAGTAGCTGTGAAGAAGCTTCACCCATCCGACATGGATATGGCAAATCAAAAGGATTTCTTGAATAAAGTAAGGGCACTGACAGAGATCAAGCATCGAAACATTGTGAGACTTCTTGGTTTCTGTTCATATCCACGACACTCCTTTTTGGTCTATGAGTACCTTGAAAGAGGTAGCTTGGCTACAATCTTGAGCAGAGAAGAAGCTAAAAAATTGGGTTGGGCTACAAGGGTCCAGATCATCAAAGGAGTGGCTCACGCTTTGTCTTACATGCACCATGATTGCTCACCCCCGATTGTTCGTCGGGATATATCGAGCAACAATATTCTGCTGGATTCTCAATATGAGCCTCATATTTCTGACTTGGGCACTGCCAAGCTTCTTAAGGTAGACTCATCAAATCAGAGCAAACTTGCAGGCACAGTCGGATACGTTGCACCAG AGCATGCTTATACAATGAAGGTCACAGAAAAAACCGATGTCTATAGCTTTGGAGTGATAGCACTGGAAGTTATCAAAGGAAGACATCCTGGAGATCAAATCTTGTCTATATCAGTTTCCCCAGAGAAGAACATAGTGTTGAAAGACATGTTGGACCCGCGACTCCCACCTCTCACACCCCCAGACGAAGGGGAAGTGGTAGCTATCATAAAGCTCGCAACTGCATGCTTAAATGCCAATCCACAATCCAGGCCAACCATGGAGATTATTTCTCAGATGTTGTCACAGAGAATTTAG
- the LOC117904203 gene encoding MDIS1-interacting receptor like kinase 2-like: MRTQALLKWKSTLHNHNHSSLLSWTLYPNNSTNSSTHHGTATGPCKWYGISCNHAGSVIRINLTESGLRGTLQAFSFSSFPNLAYVDVCINNLSGPIPPQIGLLSKLKYLDLSTNQFSGGIPPEIGLLTNLEVLHLVQNQLNGSIPHEIGQLSSLYELALYTNQLEGSIPASLGNLSNLATLYLYENQLSGSIPPEMGNLTNLVEIYSDTNNLTGLIPSTFGNLKRLTMLYLFNNQLSGHIPPEIGNLKSLQGLSLYANNLSGPIPASLGDLSDLTLLHLYANQLSGPIPQEIGNLKSLVDLELSENQLNGSIPTSLGNLTNLEILFLRDNHLSGYFPKEIGKLHKLVVLEIDTNQLSGSFPEGICQGGSLVRFYSERQPSQWSIPKSMKNCTNLTRALFGGINSLEIYLR; encoded by the exons ATGag AACACAAGCTCTCCTCAAATGGAAATCTACCCTTCACAACCATAACCATTCTTCCCTCCTTTCGTGGACTCTTTATCCTAACAACTCCACCAATTCTTCTACCCACCATGGAACGGCAACCGGTCCATGCAAATGGTATGGGATATCCTGCAACCATGCAGGGAGTGTCATCAGAATAAACCTCACAGAGTCCGGTTTAAGAGGTACGCTCCAAGCCTTCTCATTTTCATCTTTTCCGAATCTTGCATACGTTGATGTCTGCATCAACAACCTCTCTGGTCCTATCCCACCCCAAATCGGTCTCCTCTCCAAGCTCAAATACCTCGATCTGTCCACCAACCAGTTCTCAGGAGGGATTCCACCGGAAATTGGCCTATTAACTAACCTTGAGGTCCTGCACCTGGTTCAAAATCAGCTCAATGGTTCAATTCCTCATGAAATAGGTCAGTTGTCGTCTCTTTATGAGCTTGCTTTGTACACCAACCAACTGGAGGGTTCTATTCCTGCTTCTTTGGGTAATTTGAGTAACTTGGCCACTTTGTATCTCTATGAAAATCAACTTTCCGGTTCCATTCCTCCAGAAATGGGAAATCTCACCAACCTTGTTGAGATATACTCGGATACCAACAATCTCACAGGTCTCATCCCTTCCACTTTCGGAAACTTGAAACGTTTAACCATGTTGTACCTATTCAACAATCAACTCTCCGGGCATATCCCACCAGAAATAGGAAATTTGAAATCTCTGCAAGGTCTAAGCCTCTACGCAAACAATCTTTCTGGTCCAATCCCTGCGTCCTTAGGTGATCTCAGTGACCTAACCCTCCTGCATCTCTATGCCAATCAACTTTCCGGTCCCATTCCTCAAGAAATAGGTAACTTGAAGTCTCTTGTTGATCTAGAACTTTCAGAAAACCAACTCAATGGTTCCATTCCTACTTCACTGGGTAATCTGACCAACTTAGAAATTTTATTCCTCCGTGATAACCATCTTTCTGGTTACTTTCCTAAAGAAATTGGGAAACTTCATAAGTTGGTTGTGCTAGAAATCGACACAAACCAGCTGTCTGGCTCTTTTCCGGAAGGCATTTGCCAAGGTGGATCTCTGGTGCGCTTTTACAGTGAGCGACAACCTTCTCAGTGGTCCATCCCTAAAAGCATGAAAAATTGCACAAACTTAACCAGAGCTCTGTTCGGGGGAATCAACTCACTGGAAATATATCTGAGGTAG